The Faecalibacter bovis genome includes the window TATCTTCTGGTCGTGCTACATCGACTATGGAATTCGATCACTACGCTCCAGCACCTTCAAACGTGTCTGAAGCTGTAATCGCTAAAGCAAAAGGTAACGCTTAATTAAATTAAGAAATGAGTCAAAAAATCAGAATAAAATTAAAATCTTACGATTATTCTTTAGTTGACAAATCAGCTGAAAAAATCGTAAAAACTGTTAAAGCTACAGGAGCTGTTGTTAATGGGCCAATTCCATTACCAACTCACAAAAGAATCTTTACAGTTTTAAGATCTCCACACGTAAACAAAAAATCTCGTGAGCAATTTCAATTATCAGCTCACAAAAGATTATTAGACATCTACTCTTCATCTGCAAAAACTGTTGATGCATTAATGAAGTTAGAATTACCTAGTGGTGTTGAAGTTGAAATTAAAGTGTAGTTAATTGCACATTAATTAAAATATATTATAAACCTCGAGAAGTGCACATCTCGAGGTTTTTTTATTTGTTTTAAAATCAGGTTTCTTACTTAGTAAAATCACTGATTTAAAAATATTTAGCAATTTATTTGTGATTTGTGAAATAATTCATACATTTGCAAACTGATTTCAGGGAAGGTCTCTAGTAGTCGGAAGACTACATTCTCTAAAATATTTAATAAATAATAACATAAATTAATCAAATGTCAGGTATCATTGGTAAAAAGATCGCTATGACTAGTTTATTTGATGAGAACGGGAAAAACATTCCTGTGACTATCGTACAAGCTGGACCATGTGTGGTTACTCAAGTCAGAACCTTAGAGAAAGATGGGTATGTTTCTGCTCAACTTGGTTTCGATGACGCAAAAGAAAAAAACACGACTAATGCTTTAAAAGGTCACTTCAAGAAAGCTGGTACAACTCCAAAACGTAAGTTAGTTGAGTTTTACGGGAACGAATGGGTTGAGTCTTTAAACTTAGGAGATGTTGTAGGAGTTGATTTAATCAACGAAGGGGAATTTGTAAGTGTTACAGGTACTTCTAAAGGTAAAGGTTTCCAAGGTGTTGTTAAACGTCATGGTTTCGGTGGAGTAGGTCAAGCTACACACGGTCAACATAACCGTTTAAGAGCTCCAGGTTCTATCGGTGCTGGTTCTGATCCTTCTCGTGTATTCAAAGGAATGCGTATGGCTGGAAGAATGGGTGGTAAACAAGTTACTGTTCAGAACTTACAAGTTTTAAAAGTGGATACGGAACAAAACCTTTTAATTGTTAAAGGTGCTATCCCAGGTCCAAAAAGTTCATACGTAATCGTTAGAAGATTCAAGTAATGGAAGTAGTAGTATTAAACATAAACGGTCAAGAGACTGGAAGAACAGTTTCTTTAGACGAGACAGTTTTTGGAATTGAGCCATCTGCACATACTGTGTATTTAGAAGTTAAGCAATACTTAGCTGCTCAACGTCAAGGAACTCACAAAGCAAAAGAAAGAGCTGAAATTGCGGGATCTACTCGTAAAATCAAAAAACAAAAAGGTACTGGTACTGCACGTGCGGGATCTATCAAATCTCCTGTTTTCCGTGGAGGAGGTAGAGTTTTCGGACCACGTCCAAGAAACTACTCTTTCAAGTTAAACAAAGCTCAAAAGAGATTAGCTAAAAAATCTGTATTATCTCAGAAATTAGCTGATAACGAAATTAAAGTTGTTGAAAACTTTACATTCGAAGCGCCTAAGACTAAAGAATTCAAATCTATCTTATCTAACTTAGGATTAGAAGGTAAAAAATCTTTATTCGTAATGGGTGAAGCAAATAATAATGTATATTTGTCATCTCGCAATTTACAAAGAACTAAAGTTGTAACTACTTCTGAATTAAATGTTTTCGATTTAATCAACGCTTCTGAAATTGTATTTTTAGAAGGTTCTTTAGCGTCTGTACAAGAAAATTTAAGTAAATAAAACGAAAAATGGGAGTATTAATTAAACCAGTAATTTCAGAAAAAGCTACTAATAACAGTGAAGTATTAGGGCAATATTCGTTTTATGTAGATACAAAAGCTAACAAGATTGAAATCAAAAAAGCTATTGAAGCAGCTTACGGTGTGAATGTAGTTTCAGTTAGTACTTTAGTTTCTGCTCCAAAAGTGAAAACTCGTTACACTAAAACAGGTTTTCAAACTGGAAAAACAAATAAATTGAAAAAAGCGATCGTTAGCTTAGCTGAAGGTCAAGAAATTGAGTTGTTCGGATAATTTAAGAATTAAAAAATGTCAGTAAGAAAATTAAAACCTATCACCCCAGGACAACGTTTTAGAGTCGTTAATGATTTCGCAGCTGTTGATAAAAACGCTAAGCCTGAGAAAACATTATTAGAAGGAAAATCTAAATCGGGTGGACGTAACAACACTGGTAAAATGACAATGCGTTATATCGGTGGTGGACACAAACAAAAATACCGTATCATCGATTTCAAACGTGATAAAGAAGGTGCTGCAACTGTAGAATCTGTACAATACGATCCAAACAGAACTGCATTCATCGCTTTATTATCTTACGAGGATGGTGAAAAACGTTACATTATCGCGCAAAACGGATTAAAAGCAGGACAAGTAATTGTTTCAGCTGATTCTGCAGAGCCAGAGGTAGGTAACGCAATGAAATTAAAAAACATTCCTTTAGGAACTGTAATCTCTTGTATTGAGTTACGTCCAGGACAAGGAGCTGTTATGGCACGTAGTGCTGGTACTTATGCGCAATTAGTTGCACGTGATGGTAAATATGCTATCGTTAAGTTACCAAGTGGTGAAGTGAGAATGATTTTAGTGGAGTGTAAAGCAACAGTAGGTGTTGTATCTAACACAGATCATCAGTTAGAAGTTTCTGGTAAAGCGGGACGTTCTAGATGGCAAGGTCGTCGTCCAAGAACTCGTCCAATGGTTATGAACCCAGTAGATCACCCAATGGGTGGTGGTGAAGGTCGTGCGACAGGAGGTATTCCTCGTTCTCGTAACGGAATTCCAGCGAAAGGTTACAAAACTCGCGACAAGAAAAAAGCGTCTAACAAATATATTGTTGAAAGAAGAAA containing:
- the rpsJ gene encoding 30S ribosomal protein S10; the protein is MSQKIRIKLKSYDYSLVDKSAEKIVKTVKATGAVVNGPIPLPTHKRIFTVLRSPHVNKKSREQFQLSAHKRLLDIYSSSAKTVDALMKLELPSGVEVEIKV
- the rplC gene encoding 50S ribosomal protein L3 → MSGIIGKKIAMTSLFDENGKNIPVTIVQAGPCVVTQVRTLEKDGYVSAQLGFDDAKEKNTTNALKGHFKKAGTTPKRKLVEFYGNEWVESLNLGDVVGVDLINEGEFVSVTGTSKGKGFQGVVKRHGFGGVGQATHGQHNRLRAPGSIGAGSDPSRVFKGMRMAGRMGGKQVTVQNLQVLKVDTEQNLLIVKGAIPGPKSSYVIVRRFK
- the rplD gene encoding 50S ribosomal protein L4; the encoded protein is MEVVVLNINGQETGRTVSLDETVFGIEPSAHTVYLEVKQYLAAQRQGTHKAKERAEIAGSTRKIKKQKGTGTARAGSIKSPVFRGGGRVFGPRPRNYSFKLNKAQKRLAKKSVLSQKLADNEIKVVENFTFEAPKTKEFKSILSNLGLEGKKSLFVMGEANNNVYLSSRNLQRTKVVTTSELNVFDLINASEIVFLEGSLASVQENLSK
- the rplW gene encoding 50S ribosomal protein L23, whose amino-acid sequence is MGVLIKPVISEKATNNSEVLGQYSFYVDTKANKIEIKKAIEAAYGVNVVSVSTLVSAPKVKTRYTKTGFQTGKTNKLKKAIVSLAEGQEIELFG
- the rplB gene encoding 50S ribosomal protein L2; the encoded protein is MSVRKLKPITPGQRFRVVNDFAAVDKNAKPEKTLLEGKSKSGGRNNTGKMTMRYIGGGHKQKYRIIDFKRDKEGAATVESVQYDPNRTAFIALLSYEDGEKRYIIAQNGLKAGQVIVSADSAEPEVGNAMKLKNIPLGTVISCIELRPGQGAVMARSAGTYAQLVARDGKYAIVKLPSGEVRMILVECKATVGVVSNTDHQLEVSGKAGRSRWQGRRPRTRPMVMNPVDHPMGGGEGRATGGIPRSRNGIPAKGYKTRDKKKASNKYIVERRKK